A single genomic interval of Streptomyces sp. 1222.5 harbors:
- a CDS encoding MFS transporter: MTSTLQPARAAEVEKRPGRWLALSVLVLAVLLVAVDATVLGLATPYISEDLNPSGTQLLWIGDVYSFVIAGLLVSMGSLGDRIGRKRILLGGATAFGAVSVLNAYATTPELLILARALLGVAGATLMPATLALIRNLFHDARERSLAVGIWGATASAGTAVGPIAGGFLLEHFWWGSVFLINLPVMAVLVLVGIRTLPESRNPNPGPWDLPSVLLSLVGMIGIVYAVKELATHGLTWSTVAAALLGAAALYGFVHRQLTMPTPLLDMRLFRRRGFSGAVLADLLTVLGMSGLVFFLSQYLQLVQGRRPFEAGLAELPAAVGAVAAGLVAGRAARRFSVRAVVAGGLAAVGLALAVLTMLGRTTGYPVLGAALLVVGVGAGFSFTVTADVILSSVPKDQAGAASAVSETAYELGAALGIALLGSIVTGVYRGFAGPAGTPAQAHESLGAAVESSAHLPPHSAEALLTAARDSFVHGLQLASGAGAAVLLGTAVAAWFLLKGQKLEGAE; the protein is encoded by the coding sequence ATGACCAGCACCCTGCAGCCGGCTCGCGCGGCGGAGGTGGAGAAGCGCCCGGGCCGCTGGCTCGCGCTCTCCGTCCTCGTCCTCGCCGTGCTGCTGGTGGCCGTCGACGCCACCGTCCTCGGCCTGGCGACCCCCTACATCAGCGAAGACCTGAACCCCTCCGGCACCCAGCTGCTGTGGATCGGTGACGTCTACTCCTTCGTCATCGCCGGCCTGCTGGTCTCCATGGGCAGCCTCGGCGACCGCATCGGACGCAAGCGGATCCTGCTCGGCGGTGCCACCGCGTTCGGCGCCGTGTCCGTGCTGAACGCGTACGCGACGACCCCGGAACTCTTGATCCTGGCCCGGGCGTTGCTGGGCGTCGCGGGTGCGACCCTGATGCCCGCCACCCTCGCCCTGATCCGCAACCTCTTCCACGACGCGCGCGAGCGCAGCCTCGCCGTCGGCATCTGGGGCGCCACCGCCTCCGCCGGTACGGCCGTCGGGCCCATCGCGGGCGGATTCCTGCTCGAGCACTTCTGGTGGGGGTCGGTCTTCCTGATCAACCTGCCGGTCATGGCGGTCCTGGTCCTCGTGGGCATCCGCACCCTGCCCGAGTCCCGCAATCCGAACCCCGGCCCCTGGGATCTGCCGAGCGTGCTGCTGTCGCTGGTCGGCATGATCGGCATCGTGTACGCGGTCAAGGAGCTGGCCACGCACGGCCTCACCTGGTCCACCGTCGCGGCGGCCCTGCTGGGCGCCGCAGCGCTGTACGGGTTCGTCCACCGCCAGCTCACGATGCCGACGCCGCTGCTGGACATGCGGTTGTTCCGGCGCCGGGGCTTCAGCGGGGCGGTCCTCGCCGACCTGCTGACCGTGCTCGGCATGTCCGGCCTGGTGTTCTTCCTCTCCCAGTACCTGCAACTCGTCCAGGGCAGGCGCCCGTTCGAGGCGGGCCTCGCGGAACTGCCCGCGGCCGTCGGCGCGGTCGCGGCCGGTCTGGTCGCCGGCCGCGCGGCCCGGCGCTTCTCGGTCCGCGCCGTGGTCGCGGGCGGTCTGGCGGCCGTCGGCCTGGCCCTGGCCGTGCTGACCATGCTCGGCCGGACCACCGGCTACCCGGTCCTCGGCGCCGCCCTGCTCGTCGTCGGTGTCGGCGCGGGCTTCTCCTTCACGGTCACCGCCGACGTGATCCTCTCCAGCGTGCCGAAGGACCAGGCGGGCGCCGCCTCGGCGGTCTCCGAGACGGCGTACGAACTGGGCGCGGCCCTGGGCATCGCCCTGCTGGGCTCGATCGTGACCGGCGTCTACCGCGGCTTCGCCGGCCCGGCCGGCACCCCGGCCCAGGCCCACGAGTCCCTGGGCGCGGCGGTGGAGTCGTCGGCCCACCTGCCCCCGCACTCGGCGGAGGCACTGCTGACGGCGGCCCGCGACTCCTTCGTCCACGGCCTGCAACTGGCCTCGGGCGCCGGAGCGGCGGTCCTGCTGGGCACGGCGGTCGCGGCCTGGTTCCTGCTGAAGGGCCAGAAGCTGGAGGGCGCGGAGTAG
- a CDS encoding TetR/AcrR family transcriptional regulator: MALDRDHVLRSAAALLTRKSTATMDEVAKAAGISRATLHRHFAGRDALVRALEALGIAECEAALDAARPDEGPAGEAVRRLVRAIEPSAALLAFLYTENQLFEGEGQNQGWARMDERLMALFRRGQESGEFRIDLTPAWLTEALYGLLASAAWAVCEGRVAPKDFTHSIVELLLGGARRPNA, translated from the coding sequence ATGGCCCTCGATCGTGACCACGTGCTGCGCAGCGCAGCCGCCCTGCTGACCCGCAAGTCCACCGCCACCATGGACGAGGTCGCCAAGGCCGCGGGCATCAGCCGGGCCACGCTTCACCGCCACTTCGCCGGCCGCGACGCGCTCGTACGGGCGCTGGAGGCGCTCGGCATCGCCGAGTGCGAGGCGGCGCTGGACGCGGCCCGCCCGGACGAGGGCCCGGCGGGCGAGGCCGTCCGCCGCCTGGTCCGCGCGATCGAACCCTCGGCGGCCCTGCTGGCCTTCCTCTACACCGAGAACCAGCTGTTCGAGGGCGAGGGGCAGAACCAGGGCTGGGCCCGCATGGACGAACGCCTCATGGCCCTGTTCCGGCGCGGCCAGGAGAGCGGCGAGTTCCGCATCGACCTCACGCCGGCCTGGCTCACCGAGGCGCTGTACGGCCTGCTGGCCTCCGCCGCCTGGGCCGTGTGCGAGGGCCGCGTGGCCCCCAAGGACTTCACCCACTCGATCGTCGAGCTGCTGCTCGGCGGCGCCCGCCGCCCGAACGCCTGA
- a CDS encoding argininosuccinate synthase, with translation MTERVVLAYSGGLDTSVAIGWIAEETGAEVIAVAVDVGQGGEDLDVIRKRALACGAVEAEVADAKDEFADEYCLPAIKANALYMDRYPLVSALSRPTIVKHLVAAAKKHGATTVAHGCTGKGNDQVRFEAGIVALAPDLKCIAPVRDYAMTRDKAIAFCEAKQLPIATTKKSPYSIDQNVFGRAVETGFLEDIWNAPIEDIYEYTSNPAVPREADEVVITFKQGVPVALDGKPVTVLQAIQQLNERAGAQGIGRIDMVEDRLVGIKSREVYEAPGAIALITAHQELENVTVERELARYKRQVEQRWGELVYDGQWFSPLKRALEGFIDEANQHVSGDIRMTLHGGRAVVTGRRSESSLYDFNLATYDTGDTFDQAAAKGFIDIYSLSSKIAAKRDLA, from the coding sequence GTGACCGAGCGCGTCGTACTCGCCTATTCGGGCGGTCTGGACACCTCCGTCGCCATCGGCTGGATCGCCGAGGAGACGGGCGCCGAGGTCATCGCCGTTGCGGTCGACGTCGGCCAGGGCGGCGAGGACCTGGACGTCATCCGCAAGCGCGCCCTCGCGTGCGGCGCGGTGGAGGCCGAGGTCGCCGACGCCAAGGACGAGTTCGCCGACGAGTACTGCCTCCCGGCGATCAAGGCCAACGCCCTGTACATGGACCGCTACCCGCTGGTCTCCGCCCTCTCCCGGCCGACGATCGTCAAGCACCTCGTCGCCGCCGCCAAGAAGCACGGCGCCACCACGGTCGCCCACGGCTGCACCGGCAAGGGCAACGACCAGGTCCGCTTCGAGGCCGGCATCGTCGCCCTCGCCCCCGACCTGAAGTGCATCGCCCCGGTCCGCGACTACGCGATGACCCGGGACAAGGCGATCGCCTTCTGCGAGGCCAAGCAGCTCCCGATCGCCACCACCAAGAAGTCCCCTTACTCCATCGACCAGAACGTCTTCGGGCGCGCGGTCGAGACGGGCTTCCTGGAGGACATCTGGAACGCCCCGATCGAGGACATCTACGAGTACACCTCCAACCCGGCCGTCCCGCGCGAGGCCGACGAGGTGGTCATCACCTTCAAGCAGGGCGTCCCGGTCGCCCTCGACGGCAAGCCCGTCACCGTCCTGCAGGCCATCCAGCAGCTCAACGAGCGCGCCGGCGCCCAGGGCATCGGCCGGATCGACATGGTCGAGGACCGCCTCGTCGGTATCAAGTCCCGCGAGGTCTACGAGGCCCCGGGCGCGATCGCGCTCATCACGGCCCACCAGGAGCTGGAGAACGTCACCGTCGAGCGTGAGCTGGCCCGCTACAAGCGGCAGGTCGAGCAGCGCTGGGGCGAGCTGGTCTACGACGGCCAGTGGTTCTCCCCGCTCAAGCGCGCCCTGGAGGGCTTCATCGACGAGGCCAACCAGCACGTCTCCGGCGACATCCGGATGACCCTGCACGGCGGCCGCGCGGTCGTCACCGGCCGGCGCTCGGAGTCGTCCCTGTACGACTTCAACCTGGCCACCTACGACACCGGCGACACCTTCGACCAGGCGGCTGCCAAGGGCTTCATCGACATCTACAGCCTGTCGTCGAAGATCGCCGCCAAGCGCGACCTCGCCTGA
- a CDS encoding RNA polymerase sigma factor: protein MTHELVADLRPLLTAEALAEAHASGGEPDDLEQAVWLRLLERLESDGPPPDPQGWLRKAVRAEARRTRRTTRLERPYGAEPVDDDRPGPEQLALRAARHRALRDAVRRLPGRCPRLLEALLSPQDLTYREIAGELGISQGGLGPERSRCLGCLRRLLTPEVASREARG from the coding sequence ATGACACACGAACTGGTAGCCGACCTGCGTCCGCTGCTCACCGCCGAGGCCCTGGCCGAGGCGCATGCCTCCGGGGGCGAGCCGGACGATCTGGAGCAGGCCGTCTGGCTCCGTCTGCTGGAGCGGCTGGAGAGCGACGGGCCGCCGCCGGACCCCCAGGGCTGGCTGCGCAAGGCCGTCCGCGCCGAGGCCCGCCGCACCCGCCGCACCACCCGCCTCGAACGTCCCTACGGCGCCGAGCCGGTGGACGACGACCGGCCCGGTCCCGAGCAGCTCGCCCTCAGGGCCGCCCGGCACCGCGCGCTGCGGGACGCGGTGCGCCGGCTGCCCGGCCGCTGCCCCCGTCTCCTGGAGGCCCTGCTCTCCCCACAGGACCTCACATACCGGGAGATCGCGGGGGAGTTGGGTATCTCACAGGGCGGTCTCGGCCCGGAACGCTCCAGATGTCTTGGTTGTCTGCGTCGTTTGCTCACCCCGGAGGTTGCTTCCCGCGAAGCGCGGGGATAG
- a CDS encoding glycerophosphodiester phosphodiesterase, which yields MGGDQANERTQGITGRRAILGAAVLGAGGAVLGLPGAARAAESRTAGHGGRGLKGLPVPTIIGHRGASGYRPEHTFGSYELALDLGADIVEAGDLVPTKDGHLVCRHEPEIGGTTDVASHPEFAGRRTTKVLDGVSTTGWFTEDFTLAELKTLRAVERIPANRPHNTLYNGRWEIPTFEEVLAWQDEQTRKRGRQVWIYPETKHPTYFRKLGLGLEERVAKLLRKHGKDGRKSPVILQSFEPTSIQKLNQLVDNPLVVLLSSAGSRPYDFVETGDPRTVADLITPKGLREIAGYAQGIGPTLDLVIPKNADGTLAQPTTLVADAHKVGLILHPYTMRNENPFLPAEYRKGSAADAYGDAFGAFKTYFATGIDGVFTDNADTGLLARTDFLNG from the coding sequence ATGGGCGGCGACCAGGCGAACGAGCGGACACAGGGCATCACGGGGCGGCGGGCGATCCTCGGCGCTGCGGTGCTCGGCGCGGGCGGAGCGGTCCTCGGACTGCCGGGTGCGGCCAGAGCCGCCGAGTCCCGTACGGCCGGGCACGGCGGCCGCGGACTGAAGGGCCTGCCGGTGCCGACGATCATCGGCCACCGGGGAGCCAGCGGCTACCGCCCCGAGCACACCTTCGGTTCGTACGAGCTGGCCCTCGACCTCGGCGCCGACATCGTCGAGGCGGGCGACCTGGTCCCGACGAAGGACGGGCACCTGGTGTGCCGGCACGAGCCGGAGATCGGCGGCACCACGGACGTCGCCTCCCACCCCGAGTTCGCCGGCCGCAGGACCACCAAGGTCCTCGACGGTGTCTCCACGACCGGCTGGTTCACCGAGGACTTCACGCTCGCCGAGCTGAAGACGCTGCGTGCGGTCGAGCGGATCCCCGCCAACCGGCCGCACAACACCCTCTACAACGGGCGCTGGGAGATCCCCACGTTCGAAGAGGTCCTCGCATGGCAGGACGAGCAGACCCGCAAGCGCGGCCGGCAGGTGTGGATCTACCCCGAGACCAAGCACCCCACCTACTTCCGCAAGCTCGGCCTCGGCCTGGAGGAGCGGGTCGCCAAGCTGCTGCGCAAGCACGGCAAGGACGGCCGGAAGTCGCCGGTCATCCTGCAGTCCTTCGAGCCCACCAGCATCCAGAAGCTGAACCAGCTGGTCGACAACCCGCTCGTCGTCCTGCTCTCCTCGGCCGGCAGCCGCCCCTACGACTTCGTCGAGACGGGTGACCCGCGCACGGTCGCCGACCTGATCACGCCCAAGGGTCTCCGGGAGATCGCCGGCTACGCCCAGGGCATCGGCCCGACCCTGGACCTGGTCATCCCGAAGAACGCGGACGGCACCCTGGCGCAGCCGACCACCCTGGTCGCCGACGCGCACAAGGTGGGCCTGATCCTGCACCCGTACACCATGCGCAACGAGAACCCCTTCCTGCCGGCCGAGTACCGCAAGGGCAGCGCGGCCGACGCCTACGGCGATGCCTTCGGTGCCTTCAAGACGTACTTCGCCACCGGGATCGACGGCGTCTTCACCGACAACGCCGACACCGGCCTGCTCGCCCGGACCGACTTCCTCAACGGCTGA
- a CDS encoding multicopper oxidase family protein, whose translation MYKPSRRTLLRAPIAAAGAGLLASCTGSGSEPSSGPQHTGGEKAFVPEGPRGYVNPSDPEVLAAERKRGTGRVRTYRFTAAEAELDLGGRSVHTWAYNETVPGPLVRVTAGDVLDLTFANRLPATTTLHSHGVRLRCDMDGVPDLTQAAIRPGDEFGYRFTVPHPGTYLLHSHVGMQADRALYAPLVVDDPKEPLSYDKEWVLVLDDWLDGVEGSTPEQVLEQLKPGGAMDMGGMAMGPGHGSPSPGGHSAHPAPSKKAKKPKKPTGPSRVLHDSHSRMLHGEGGSVAYPHYLVNGRLPKDPSVFRCRPGDRVRLRIINAGSETAFRVALGGHRMTVTHTDGYPVKHKTTDALLVGMAERYDVLITAKDGVFPLVALPEGKNGRAVAVLRTSKGNKNLPPADVHPDELDGNTVPARRLLPHDSVALHDRRPDREMRIRLTGGMKKFDWAFDHEPYSVRQRHPVRAGERVRLTLINATDMWHPLHLHGHTFAMTGLDAVGARKDTAIVLPHRKLVVDFDADNPGLWMLHCHNQYHSESGMMTVLGYKR comes from the coding sequence ATGTACAAACCTTCTCGGCGTACCCTTCTCCGTGCCCCGATCGCCGCCGCCGGCGCAGGACTCCTCGCCTCCTGCACCGGCTCCGGATCCGAGCCCAGCTCCGGCCCCCAACACACGGGTGGCGAGAAGGCGTTCGTCCCAGAGGGGCCACGGGGGTACGTCAATCCGTCGGATCCCGAGGTCCTCGCCGCCGAACGGAAGCGCGGGACGGGCCGCGTGCGCACCTACCGGTTCACCGCCGCCGAGGCCGAGCTGGACCTGGGCGGGCGGTCGGTCCACACCTGGGCGTACAACGAGACGGTTCCGGGCCCGCTGGTCCGGGTCACCGCCGGTGACGTGCTCGACCTGACGTTCGCCAACCGGCTGCCCGCCACCACCACCCTGCACTCGCACGGGGTGCGGCTGCGCTGCGACATGGACGGCGTCCCGGACCTGACCCAGGCGGCCATCCGGCCCGGGGACGAGTTCGGCTACCGGTTCACCGTCCCGCATCCGGGGACCTACCTGCTGCACTCCCACGTCGGCATGCAGGCCGACCGGGCGCTGTACGCGCCGCTCGTCGTCGACGACCCCAAGGAGCCCCTCTCCTACGACAAGGAGTGGGTCCTGGTCCTCGACGACTGGCTGGACGGAGTGGAGGGCTCCACCCCCGAGCAGGTCCTGGAGCAGCTCAAGCCCGGTGGCGCCATGGACATGGGCGGCATGGCGATGGGTCCCGGTCACGGCAGCCCGAGCCCGGGCGGGCACTCCGCGCATCCCGCACCGTCCAAGAAGGCCAAGAAGCCCAAGAAGCCCACGGGTCCCTCCCGGGTGCTGCACGACTCGCACAGCCGCATGCTGCACGGCGAGGGCGGCAGCGTCGCCTACCCGCACTACCTCGTCAACGGGCGGCTGCCCAAGGACCCGTCGGTGTTCCGCTGCCGTCCCGGCGACCGGGTCCGGCTGCGCATCATCAACGCCGGCTCCGAGACCGCCTTCCGGGTCGCCCTGGGCGGTCACCGGATGACGGTCACGCACACCGACGGCTACCCCGTGAAGCACAAGACGACGGACGCCCTCCTCGTCGGCATGGCCGAGCGCTACGACGTGCTGATCACCGCCAAGGACGGTGTGTTCCCGCTGGTCGCCCTTCCCGAGGGCAAGAACGGCAGGGCCGTGGCGGTCCTGCGCACCTCGAAGGGGAACAAGAACCTCCCGCCGGCCGACGTCCACCCGGACGAACTCGACGGGAACACCGTGCCCGCCCGCCGCCTGCTGCCCCACGACTCCGTGGCCCTCCACGACCGCCGCCCCGACCGGGAGATGCGCATCAGGCTCACCGGCGGCATGAAGAAGTTCGACTGGGCCTTCGACCACGAGCCCTACTCGGTGCGGCAGCGCCACCCGGTCCGCGCCGGTGAGCGGGTACGGCTCACCCTCATCAACGCCACGGACATGTGGCATCCCCTGCACCTGCACGGGCACACCTTCGCGATGACCGGTCTGGACGCGGTCGGCGCCCGCAAGGACACCGCGATCGTGCTGCCGCACCGCAAGCTGGTCGTCGACTTCGACGCCGACAACCCCGGGCTGTGGATGCTGCACTGCCACAACCAGTACCACTCGGAGAGCGGGATGATGACGGTGCTGGGTTACAAGCGCTGA
- a CDS encoding pyridoxamine 5'-phosphate oxidase family protein has product MGKTYERIDGRLRTFIEEQPLFFTATAPLSADGTVNLSPKGLRGSFAVLDELTVAYLDFAGSTAETIAHLRENGRITLMWCAFQGPPNIVRVHGRGEPVFRDDPRFAELLTRFPDIEPGAHGLRAIVVVHAETVRDSCGYAVPHMAYEEDRDLHGRRFSREDDASLSAYFAKKEHIATSLDGLPGLPLPLPPSTV; this is encoded by the coding sequence ATGGGAAAGACCTATGAGCGCATCGACGGCAGGCTCCGCACCTTCATCGAGGAGCAGCCCCTCTTCTTCACCGCCACCGCCCCGCTGTCCGCCGACGGCACGGTCAACCTCTCCCCGAAGGGACTGCGCGGCTCGTTCGCCGTGCTGGACGAACTGACCGTCGCCTACCTGGACTTCGCCGGCTCCACCGCCGAGACGATCGCGCACCTCAGGGAGAACGGACGGATCACCCTGATGTGGTGCGCCTTCCAGGGACCGCCGAACATCGTGCGCGTGCACGGCCGGGGCGAGCCCGTCTTCCGGGACGACCCGCGCTTCGCGGAGCTGCTGACCCGCTTCCCGGACATCGAGCCGGGAGCGCACGGGCTGCGCGCGATCGTCGTCGTGCACGCCGAGACCGTCCGGGACAGCTGCGGGTACGCCGTTCCCCACATGGCCTACGAGGAGGACCGCGATCTGCACGGCAGGCGCTTCTCCCGGGAGGACGACGCCTCGCTGAGCGCCTACTTCGCCAAGAAGGAGCACATCGCGACCAGCCTGGACGGACTACCCGGGCTGCCGCTGCCACTGCCTCCGTCTACGGTCTGA
- a CDS encoding 1-acyl-sn-glycerol-3-phosphate acyltransferase — MSRFALIKAVLAPIMRLMFRPQVEGVENIPGDGPVILAGNHLTFIDSIVLPIVTKRQVLFIGKDEYVTGKGVKGRLMAWFFTGVGMIPVDRDGANGGVAALMTGRRILEEGKVFGIYPEGTRSPDGRLYRGRTGIARLTLMTGAPVVPFAMIGTDKLQPGGRGIPRPGRVTVRFGEAMEFSRYDGMDRDRYVLRAVTDSVMAEVMRLSGQEYVDMYATKAKAA; from the coding sequence TTGTCCCGCTTCGCGCTCATCAAGGCAGTGCTCGCACCGATCATGCGCCTGATGTTCCGCCCACAGGTGGAGGGCGTGGAGAACATCCCGGGGGACGGTCCGGTGATCCTGGCCGGTAATCACCTCACGTTCATCGACTCGATCGTGCTGCCGATCGTCACCAAGCGGCAGGTGCTCTTCATCGGCAAGGACGAGTACGTCACCGGCAAGGGCGTGAAGGGCCGGCTGATGGCGTGGTTCTTCACCGGCGTCGGCATGATCCCGGTGGACCGGGACGGCGCCAACGGCGGCGTGGCCGCGCTGATGACCGGGCGCCGGATCCTGGAGGAGGGCAAGGTCTTCGGGATCTACCCCGAGGGCACCCGCTCCCCCGACGGCCGGCTCTACCGCGGGCGCACCGGTATCGCCCGGCTGACCCTGATGACCGGCGCGCCGGTCGTCCCGTTCGCCATGATCGGCACCGACAAGCTGCAGCCGGGCGGGCGGGGCATCCCGCGGCCCGGCCGGGTGACCGTCCGGTTCGGCGAGGCCATGGAGTTCTCCCGGTACGACGGCATGGACCGGGACCGCTACGTGCTGCGGGCCGTGACCGACTCGGTCATGGCCGAGGTCATGCGGCTGTCGGGCCAGGAGTACGTCGACATGTACGCCACGAAGGCCAAGGCCGCCTGA
- a CDS encoding aldo/keto reductase, which yields MPFARLAAATTPTCHIGLGLAAVGRPGYINLGRDRDLGDNRSADALRARTHELLDAAYAQGVRYFDVARSYGRSEEFLADWLHARPDVDDVVVGSKWGYTYTAGWSTDADKHEVKDHGLATYERQRAESDTLLGDRLDLYQIHSVTPDSPALTDKELHARLAEAAAGGLTVGFSTSGPAQAEAVRAALAVTVGGEPLFRTVQSTYNALETSVAPALAEAYDAGLTVIVKEGMANGRLAAPHAPQALRAVAEESGLGCDAVALAWILRRPWTGVVLSGAATVGQLVSNLHAPAVDLDEEQLDRLDALAEEPRVYWERRGQLPWH from the coding sequence ATGCCCTTCGCCCGCCTGGCCGCAGCGACGACCCCCACCTGTCACATCGGACTGGGCCTCGCCGCGGTGGGCCGTCCCGGCTACATCAACCTCGGCCGGGACCGCGACCTCGGGGACAACCGCAGCGCGGACGCCCTGCGCGCCCGCACCCACGAACTCCTCGACGCCGCCTACGCCCAGGGCGTCCGCTACTTCGACGTCGCCCGCTCCTACGGCCGTTCGGAGGAGTTCCTCGCCGACTGGCTCCACGCCCGCCCCGACGTCGACGACGTGGTCGTCGGCAGCAAGTGGGGCTACACCTACACGGCGGGCTGGTCCACCGACGCCGACAAACACGAGGTCAAGGACCACGGCCTGGCGACCTACGAGCGCCAGCGCGCCGAGTCCGACACCCTGCTCGGCGACCGGCTCGACCTCTACCAGATCCACTCGGTGACCCCGGACAGCCCCGCGCTCACCGACAAGGAACTCCATGCCAGGCTCGCGGAGGCCGCCGCCGGAGGCCTGACCGTCGGCTTCTCCACCAGCGGCCCCGCCCAGGCCGAGGCCGTCCGCGCCGCCCTCGCCGTCACGGTCGGCGGCGAACCGCTCTTCCGGACCGTGCAGTCGACGTACAACGCTCTGGAGACCTCCGTGGCCCCGGCGCTCGCCGAGGCGTACGACGCCGGCCTCACCGTGATCGTCAAGGAGGGCATGGCCAACGGCCGGCTGGCAGCACCGCATGCCCCGCAGGCGCTGCGGGCCGTGGCCGAGGAGTCCGGGCTCGGCTGCGACGCCGTCGCCCTCGCGTGGATCCTGCGCCGGCCGTGGACCGGTGTCGTCCTCTCCGGCGCCGCGACCGTCGGCCAGCTCGTCTCCAACCTGCACGCCCCGGCGGTCGACCTCGACGAGGAGCAGCTGGACCGCCTCGACGCGCTGGCCGAGGAGCCGCGCGTCTACTGGGAGCGGCGCGGACAGCTGCCCTGGCACTGA
- the argH gene encoding argininosuccinate lyase, which yields MSSNSGDVRLWGGRFADGPAEALAKLSASVHFDWRLAPYDIAGSRAHARVLHKAGLLTEDELTRMIAGLDRLEADVADGSFVGTIADEDVHTALERGLLERLGPDLGGKLRAGRSRNDQVATLFRMYLRDHARIVGGLVADLQDALIGLAEAHPDVAMPGRTHLQHAQPVLFAHHVLAHVQSLSRDAERLRQWDERTAVSPYGSGALAGSSLGLDPEAVARDLGFEHGSVGNSIDGTASRDFVAEFAFITAMIGVNLSRIAEEIIIWNTKEFSFVTLHDAFSTGSSIMPQKKNPDIAELARGKSGRLIGNLTGLMATLKALPLAYNRDLQEDKEPVFDSCDQLEVLLPAFTGMVATLTVHRERMEELAPAGFSLATDIAEWLVKQGVPFRVAHEVAGECVKAAEAEGKELDDLTDEQFAKISAHLTPEVRTVLNVPGALASRNGRGGTAPSAVAIQLAEVKADVAGQHTWATARQQA from the coding sequence GTGAGCAGCAACAGCGGTGACGTACGGCTCTGGGGCGGCCGTTTCGCCGACGGTCCCGCCGAGGCCCTGGCCAAGCTGTCCGCGTCCGTCCACTTCGACTGGCGGCTCGCGCCCTACGACATCGCCGGTTCGCGTGCCCACGCGCGCGTGCTGCACAAGGCGGGCCTGCTCACCGAGGACGAGCTGACGCGCATGATCGCCGGGCTCGACCGGCTGGAGGCGGACGTCGCCGACGGCTCCTTCGTGGGCACGATCGCCGACGAGGACGTCCACACCGCCCTGGAGCGCGGCCTGCTGGAGCGGCTCGGCCCGGACCTCGGCGGCAAGCTGCGCGCCGGCCGCTCCCGCAACGACCAGGTCGCGACGCTCTTCCGGATGTACCTGCGGGACCACGCCCGGATCGTCGGCGGCCTCGTCGCCGACCTCCAGGACGCGCTGATCGGCCTCGCCGAGGCCCACCCGGACGTGGCCATGCCCGGCCGCACCCACCTCCAGCACGCCCAGCCGGTGCTCTTCGCCCACCACGTCCTCGCCCATGTGCAGTCCCTGTCCCGGGACGCCGAGCGGCTGCGCCAGTGGGACGAGCGGACGGCCGTCTCGCCGTACGGCTCGGGCGCGCTGGCCGGCTCGTCCCTCGGCCTGGACCCGGAGGCGGTGGCCAGGGACCTCGGCTTCGAGCACGGCAGCGTCGGGAACTCCATCGACGGCACGGCGTCCCGGGACTTCGTGGCCGAGTTCGCCTTCATCACCGCGATGATCGGCGTGAACCTCTCCCGGATCGCCGAGGAGATCATCATCTGGAACACGAAGGAGTTCTCCTTCGTGACCCTGCACGACGCCTTCTCCACGGGCTCGTCGATCATGCCGCAGAAGAAGAACCCGGACATCGCCGAGCTGGCGCGCGGCAAGTCCGGCCGGCTGATCGGGAACCTCACCGGGCTCATGGCGACCCTCAAGGCCCTGCCGCTCGCCTACAACCGCGACCTCCAGGAGGACAAGGAGCCGGTCTTCGACTCCTGCGACCAGCTGGAGGTGCTGCTGCCCGCCTTCACCGGCATGGTCGCCACCCTCACGGTCCACCGCGAGCGCATGGAGGAACTGGCCCCGGCCGGGTTCTCGCTCGCCACCGACATCGCCGAGTGGCTGGTCAAGCAGGGCGTGCCGTTCCGCGTGGCCCACGAGGTCGCCGGCGAGTGCGTGAAGGCCGCCGAGGCCGAGGGCAAGGAACTGGACGACCTCACGGACGAGCAGTTCGCGAAGATCTCCGCGCACCTCACGCCCGAGGTCCGTACCGTCCTGAACGTCCCGGGCGCCCTCGCCTCCCGCAACGGCCGCGGCGGCACGGCCCCGAGCGCCGTCGCGATCCAGCTGGCGGAGGTCAAGGCGGACGTGGCCGGCCAGCACACCTGGGCGACGGCCCGGCAGCAGGCCTGA